The region CCGCCCGCAGCCCGCGCCGGGCCACCGGGTCGATCCGCTCGAAGACCACCTCGACCAGGCCGCAGCGCTGCGCCACACCCGCCACCGCCGCGACCCCGGACACCGCCGCGCAGCCGAAGAACGCCACCGCGGGCGTCGCCCGGACCACGCCGTCGTCACCCATCAGGAACGCCACCACGCCGCCGACCACCGCGTGCGCGCCGGCGATGCTGAGCACCACACCGCGCGCCTGCAACGGCTCGAACAGCCCCAACCGGTCCGCCGCACCCGCCGCGGCCCGGGAGACCAGCAGCATCAGCAGCACGGTCGGCAGCAGCGGCAGGACGCCCAACTGCCCGCCGTCGAACCGCAGCGGCACGTGGTGGGCGACCAGCCACGCGGGCGCGGACGCGGACAGCACCCCGGTGGTGGAGAACTGGGCGTGCGCCGCCGTGGACGAGACCAGGGCGAGCAGGGCCGCGACGGCGGCGTAGCTGACCACCACGGAGCCGGCTGCCGTCATGGCGAGCACCCGGGCCCGTTCGGCGCGGGAGAACTCGGGCGGGCGCACGGAGTCCGTCACGGCACCGTGCGAAGACGTTTGCAGCACCGGCATCTTTCCACTGTCTCAGGGGGGCTCGGCCGTTCGGGTGAGGCACGCCGCGCACGCGAAGAGGGGTGGTGCCGACAGGTCGGCACCACCCCTCTCACGACTGCGGGTCAGCCCTGCTGCTGGCCGCCGAACCCGCCGGGCGGCGTGCCGGGCTGCTGCTGGCCGGGCTGCTGCTGGCCGGGCTGCTGCTGGCCGGGCTGGTTGAACTGGCCGGGCTGCGGCATGTACGAGGTCGGCTGCGGCGCGCCGCCGGGCTGCTGCGGCTGCACCGGGGCACCGAACTGGCCCGACGGCGGGCCGTACTGGCCGGGCTGCGGCTGGCCCTGCTGCGGGAACGCCCCGGACTGCGGGCTCCAGCCGCCCGGCTGCCCGCCGTACGGGTTGGCCGGCTTCGGCTCGAACTTCACGATCCCGGCGTCGAGCAGCAGGGCGAGCACGATCGCCGCCGACTCCAGCAGCGCGATGATCAGCAGGACGACGGACATGCCCTTCACGCCGCCGCTGCTCTTGATGATCGCCTGGAGGAACAGCAGGGTCGGCACGACCGACAGCACCGCCGCCGCGGGCAGCAGCTTCGGCGCCTTGGGCAGCACGGTCAGGCCCGCCAGCGCGGCGGCGGCGAGCAGGTACTCCACGGACCCCGACGACACGTCGTCGGCGAAGGCCAGCAGGTAGGCGATCAGCCCGAGGCCGGCCGCGACCAGCGGGAGGATGAGGTTCAGGTTGACCCCCACCGCCGCCGGCTGTTGCTGCGCCGGACCCGGCTGTTGCTGAGGGGCGCCGTACGGCACGGACATGGTGAGGTCTCCTCCTCGACCGAAGGACTGCTGGCGACAACTCAAACGCTAGCCGATGCACACTCTCCGACGACGACCGGACCGGACTGGTTCCGCCGGATGTGCGCGTTGACTCGCGTCGGAATGCCGCACAGGCCACCCCTGAGTCAGGGGTGGCCTGTGCGAACGGGTGAACGTCAGCCGATCGACTGCATGATCTCGCGCATCAGCGCGGCGGTCTCGGACGGCGTCTTGCCGACCTTCACACCGGCCGCTTCCAGCGCTTCCTTCTTCGCCTGGGCGGTGCCGGCCGAACCGGACACGATCGCGCCCGCGTGGCCCATGGTCTTGCCCTCGGGCGCGGTGAAGCCCGCCACGTAGCCGACGACCGGCTTGGTGACGTTGTCCTTGATGTAGGCCGCGGCCCGCTCCTCGGCGTCGCCGCCGATCTCGCCGATCATCACGATCGCCGCGGTCTCCGGGTCGGCCTCGAAGGCCGCCAGGGCGTCGATGTGGGTGGTGCCGATGATCGGGTCGCCGCCGATGCCGATGGCGGTGGAGAAGCCGAAGTCGCGCAGCTCGTACATCATCTGGTAGGTCAGCGTGCCCGACTTGGACACCAGGCCGACCTTGCCCGCGCCGGAGATGTTGGCCGGGATGATGCCCGCGTTGGACTGCCCGGGGCTGATCAGGCCCGGGCAGTTCGGGCCGATGATCCGGGTCTTGTTGCCGGTGGCCACGGCGTGCGCCCAGAACACCGCGGTGTCGTGCACCGGGATGCCCTCGGTGATCACCACGGCCAGGCCGATGCCCGAGTCGATGGCCTCGATCACGGCGGCCTTGGCGAAGGCCGGCGGGACGAAGATCACGGTGACGTCCGCGCCGGTGGCCTCGATGGCCTCGGACACGGTGCCGAACACCGGCAGCACGTTCCCGTCGAAGTCGACCTTCTCGCCGGCCTTGCGCGGGTTCACGCCGCCGACGATGTTCGTGCCCGAGGCAAGCATCCGCTTGGTGTGCTTGGTGCCCTCGGCGCCGGTCATGCCCTGGACGATGACCTTGCTGTCCTTGGTGATGAAGATAGCCATCGTCAGACCCCCGCAGCCGCGAGCTCGGCGGCCTTGTCGGCCGCGTTGTCCATCGTGTCGACAACGGTCACCAGCGGGTGGGCGGCGTCCGCGAGGATGCGGCGGCCTTCCTCCACGTTGTTGCCGTCGAGGCGGACCACCAGGGGCTTGGTGGCCTGGTCGCCCAGGATGCCCAGCGCCGCGACGATGCCGTTGGCCACCGCGTCGCAGGAGGTGATGCCGCCGAACACGTTCACGAACACGCTGCGCACGTCCGGGTCGTGCAGGATGATGTCCAGCCCGTTGGCCATCACCTCGGCGGACGCGCCGCCGCCGATGTCGAGGAAGTTCGCGGGCTTGACGCCCTTGTGCTTCTCGCCCGCGTAGGCGACGACGTCCAGCGTGGACATGACGAGGCCGGCACCGTTGCCGATGATCCCGACCTGGCCGTCCAGCTTGACGTAGTTGAGGCCCTTCTCCTTGGCCTTGGCCTCCAGCGGGTCCTCCGCCTGCTTGTCCAC is a window of Saccharothrix espanaensis DSM 44229 DNA encoding:
- a CDS encoding DUF5336 domain-containing protein, giving the protein MSVPYGAPQQQPGPAQQQPAAVGVNLNLILPLVAAGLGLIAYLLAFADDVSSGSVEYLLAAAALAGLTVLPKAPKLLPAAAVLSVVPTLLFLQAIIKSSGGVKGMSVVLLIIALLESAAIVLALLLDAGIVKFEPKPANPYGGQPGGWSPQSGAFPQQGQPQPGQYGPPSGQFGAPVQPQQPGGAPQPTSYMPQPGQFNQPGQQQPGQQQPGQQQPGTPPGGFGGQQQG
- the sucD gene encoding succinate--CoA ligase subunit alpha, which translates into the protein MAIFITKDSKVIVQGMTGAEGTKHTKRMLASGTNIVGGVNPRKAGEKVDFDGNVLPVFGTVSEAIEATGADVTVIFVPPAFAKAAVIEAIDSGIGLAVVITEGIPVHDTAVFWAHAVATGNKTRIIGPNCPGLISPGQSNAGIIPANISGAGKVGLVSKSGTLTYQMMYELRDFGFSTAIGIGGDPIIGTTHIDALAAFEADPETAAIVMIGEIGGDAEERAAAYIKDNVTKPVVGYVAGFTAPEGKTMGHAGAIVSGSAGTAQAKKEALEAAGVKVGKTPSETAALMREIMQSIG